A window of Amaranthus tricolor cultivar Red isolate AtriRed21 chromosome 8, ASM2621246v1, whole genome shotgun sequence genomic DNA:
AACAAGAAACGCTAATTTTAGAGATTTGGAAACGCATGTACAATTTTTACTTTAcaacaagaaaagaaaataactaaaaagaaaagataaggaaaaagaaaagaaaagaagggcTTATGGTATTATATATGGTTTCAGTAGCAAAGCCCCACCcagttgaacacctctaatcggGACTACAAGGGTACGAAATTAGAATAGGATACACATAGGAAGAGAACAAACAATATACCAGTTCTATAGCATCAAAATATTTATCCCAATATCCATCTGCCTCTCTTCCCAACCATTCTTCAAGACAAGCATATTGTTCACAATCTTGAAATCCTTGCTTGTTGTTATGAACCCAAACACAACCGTTTTCATCATCCTGAGAGCATGAGGATAATATTTAAACATGCATGAAAAGATAATTCAGTGCAGTGTGTTAGTATCATGTTGTCTTCTCGTCTAGTGAAACAGCTAAGGAACTAAACTCACCATTAGTCCAGTAACATCGATTACACCTATCACACCTCGACCCATATCAGCACTGTGAATCATGCAACCTACTCTCTTATAAGCCTAAAATGAACGAAAGTGAGGAacaaaattacataatttaggCATTTGTTTTGTAAGGCTCAACAAATTAGAAGGGTaggtatatatgtgtgtatatatatgtacatatctGTGTCTTCTtgtttgatcatatatatatatatataaatataaatataaatataaatatatatatatatatatatatatatatatatatatatatatttacattcatgtatatatatctatatctatatatatatatatatatgtgtgtgtgtgtgttctTTTTAACCTCAATTAGACGTCCACGCCAATACAAAAATATTCCTCCGTTTGCTTCATCCCACTCTATCCGACAACGACCAAGTGTAAGTTGGACTTGTTTGCCCATAATTTCAGCATTTAGCACAACAGTATTGTTGAGAGATTTGGCCAAAGGACGACTTTTAACCTGTCCACAAGAGTTGCAATTTCTCGATCATCAAAAGGAAAATGAAAATAGTGATAGCAGAACAAAGTTGGGGAAAATTACCAGTGAGCCTTGAACATATATCTTCATTCTAGGCTCTAGAAATATGACTTCCAAATATGACCGTAGTGAATAGTCAAGATGAACCTGAAAAGCAATCACGCAAATTTTGATGTGTCACTAACCGATATATGAAAGTGATAGTGTCAACAACATTTATGTATGATTTTTcataaagaattataaaataGAATATCAACATGAGAAGGGAAAAACAACTATTTTAAAACAGCcatattttgattatataaCGATAGTCTACTGATGTTATTTACATCCAATAGTATTGCTTagtaataaaatcaaaactaagaTATATGTTAAGAGAAAGATGGTAAGTGTTTCCAACCTTTCGACTAGTTTGTCCTGGACGAGTTCTCACACGTCTAGAACGAACAAATATGTCACCCTGGTTAAAAGAGCTCCCACCGGGAATGCCTTCTTGCCACTCTAAAGTGTAATTTGAACCCCATTTGTCCAAGTTCCATATATAGATTTGTGTTCCTGCACTTCCTCTAAACAAACCAGCTTTTTCACCAATCAAATACTCATCAAATGGTGAAAACTCCTTTATTGCATTCAAATTGTACTTCGCTAGTTCTTTAGATTGTACATTTGTATCAATTTCCATGCACTGTCCTCGTCGACGATAGCTGACAACAGGTATTTGCAGATTCTTCATAGCAAAAGAAATACGTCATTTTGTAAAAAACCAAATACATACACATACAGAACAGATAACACTTCACACATCAGATAGCTCATGCAAGCACACAACCACAAGCAAAAACTAGACGAATGAACTTGTGTTTTGTGAGTTTATTTTTACTCCTCATTTCACCTCAGTTTCTAGTGTCGGACACAAAAACTTGAATCTTGCCaattacatttaaattaaatcttTTAAACAAAAACGCCAATCACTGCAAGTATCTGGGTGAAAAATTTGTATTCGAGTTTGAGCTATATTGCTTATAAAATAACACATAGTTCACAGGATGAATATCTGGAAGATGCAATCTAAGCAAG
This region includes:
- the LOC130821356 gene encoding uncharacterized protein LOC130821356 isoform X1; the encoded protein is MEIDTNVQSKELAKYNLNAIKEFSPFDEYLIGEKAGLFRGSAGTQIYIWNLDKWGSNYTLEWQEGIPGGSSFNQGDIFVRSRRVRTRPGQTSRKVHLDYSLRSYLEVIFLEPRMKIYVQGSLVKSRPLAKSLNNTVVLNAEIMGKQVQLTLGRCRIEWDEANGGIFLYWRGRLIEAYKRVGCMIHSADMGRGVIGVIDVTGLMDDENGCVWVHNNKQGFQDCEQYACLEEWLGREADGYWDKYFDAIELRTGNSHYKPDNEWVQCDKCRKWRMLSSSFNSKNLPKEWFCYMKPFNGRCNMPEEQLGQGVITVGLKRSCHDPSLASNSEQSHQIDNDSPLPEGKDQHESTLRADHDLIVDVVVERPVLKRLRRRPPRYC
- the LOC130821356 gene encoding uncharacterized protein LOC130821356 isoform X2, coding for MEIDTNVQSKELAKYNLNAIKEFSPFDEYLIGEKAGLFRGSAGTQIYIWNLDKWGSNYTLEWQEGIPGGSSFNQGDIFVRSRRVRTRPGQTSRKVHLDYSLRSYLEVIFLEPRMKIYVQGSLVKSRPLAKSLNNTVVLNAEIMGKQVQLTLGRCRIEWDEANGGIFLYWRGRLIEDDENGCVWVHNNKQGFQDCEQYACLEEWLGREADGYWDKYFDAIELRTGNSHYKPDNEWVQCDKCRKWRMLSSSFNSKNLPKEWFCYMKPFNGRCNMPEEQLGQGVITVGLKRSCHDPSLASNSEQSHQIDNDSPLPEGKDQHESTLRADHDLIVDVVVERPVLKRLRRRPPRYC